A genomic segment from Methanoplanus limicola DSM 2279 encodes:
- a CDS encoding HD domain-containing protein has protein sequence MNDMLAYVETFFRHSGSHGLDHTLRVTRLCEEIGPAGGADMRVLIPAALFHDVARPMEKETGIPHEQEGARIAEEYLRSNGYDENLIPSIVHAIRTHRYSTGAEPKTPEAKILSDADKLDAMGAVGIARTFMQAGEHGDGIGDAVTHIYEKLLNLRVMMYTDAAAEIAGQRHALLQQFADALKDETECSISSSA, from the coding sequence ATGAATGACATGCTGGCATATGTCGAAACTTTCTTCAGACATTCAGGATCACACGGCCTCGATCACACCCTCCGCGTTACCCGCCTCTGCGAAGAGATCGGTCCTGCCGGGGGTGCTGATATGCGGGTCCTCATACCGGCTGCCCTCTTCCATGATGTTGCCCGTCCGATGGAAAAGGAAACCGGCATCCCGCATGAACAGGAAGGAGCACGGATTGCAGAAGAATATCTCCGGTCAAATGGCTACGATGAGAACCTAATCCCGTCAATCGTCCATGCGATACGTACCCACCGTTACAGCACAGGCGCAGAACCCAAAACTCCGGAAGCGAAGATCCTCTCTGACGCCGACAAACTCGATGCCATGGGAGCAGTAGGGATTGCACGGACATTTATGCAGGCAGGCGAACACGGAGACGGCATCGGAGACGCTGTCACTCACATATATGAAAAACTGCTGAATCTTCGGGTTATGATGTATACAGATGCCGCAGCGGAGATAGCCGGACAGAGGCACGCACTTCTGCAGCAGTTTGCAGATGCACTAAAGGACGAGACAGAATGCAGTATTTCATCATCGGCATAA
- a CDS encoding ROK family protein, with amino-acid sequence MNKKKEISVAAADIGATHIRSAVFTGESAGNLSCDVCRKETICRDGPDGTAVTEQAVRMIKTACNEAGCRPDAIGISAAGPFSAGKNSIHLSPNMPYAEIPLKAPLEDTFSCPVFILNDASAGAYCEYITGRECGTCRNIVYLTISTGIGCGIISDGRLIEGADGNAGEIGHICVDTSYNMPCGCGGSGHWEAYASGSRMPQFFCAWCRHNAPERKSALPGTAAELCNAAHSGDPDATAFFRELAVINGCGLSTIISAYAPKKIIVDGPVATENPDIIFEPALKHIDAYLPIPEIVLEGADGMAPLKGAALFAGMSLIRQNCNIRSED; translated from the coding sequence ATGAATAAAAAAAAGGAAATATCTGTTGCAGCGGCAGACATAGGTGCGACCCATATAAGGAGTGCGGTCTTTACCGGAGAATCAGCCGGAAATCTCAGTTGTGATGTCTGCCGGAAGGAAACAATCTGCCGTGACGGGCCAGATGGGACAGCAGTGACAGAACAGGCAGTCCGTATGATCAAAACCGCCTGCAATGAAGCAGGGTGCCGACCGGACGCAATTGGAATAAGTGCAGCAGGGCCTTTTTCTGCCGGAAAAAATAGCATACATCTGAGTCCAAACATGCCTTATGCTGAGATACCTCTTAAAGCACCCCTTGAAGATACTTTTTCCTGTCCGGTCTTTATCCTCAATGACGCTTCGGCCGGTGCGTACTGTGAATATATCACCGGAAGAGAGTGCGGAACATGCAGAAATATTGTATATCTGACTATTTCAACCGGAATTGGCTGTGGAATCATCTCAGATGGCCGCCTGATAGAAGGGGCAGACGGCAATGCCGGAGAGATCGGCCACATATGTGTGGATACGTCCTACAACATGCCCTGCGGATGTGGTGGAAGCGGACACTGGGAGGCTTATGCCTCAGGTAGCAGGATGCCACAGTTCTTCTGTGCCTGGTGTCGGCATAATGCACCAGAACGAAAATCAGCACTGCCGGGCACCGCTGCGGAACTATGTAATGCTGCCCATTCTGGCGACCCGGATGCCACTGCATTCTTCCGTGAACTTGCGGTGATAAACGGATGCGGACTTTCCACCATCATTTCTGCATATGCACCCAAAAAGATCATTGTGGACGGTCCGGTTGCAACGGAAAATCCGGATATCATTTTTGAACCTGCATTAAAGCACATAGATGCATATCTCCCAATCCCGGAGATAGTGTTAGAGGGTGCTGATGGTATGGCCCCCCTTAAAGGTGCTGCACTCTTTGCCGGAATGTCTCTAATAAGACAGAACTGCAATATACGCTCAGAAGACTGA
- a CDS encoding zincin-like metallopeptidase domain-containing protein: MSCDEIIRKNSPVVTAGEPAYSPVKDEIHMPEISLFDSSEAYYSTFFHELTHWSGHSSRLNRKGITETARFGSEVYSREELAAEMGSAFLSAVCRIDTGEVQKNTAAYISGWLSHIKKSSAKDLIGAASDAQKAADFLSGVTPA; this comes from the coding sequence ATGTCCTGTGATGAAATTATCCGGAAGAACAGTCCGGTTGTGACAGCCGGAGAGCCGGCTTATTCTCCTGTAAAGGATGAAATACACATGCCGGAGATCTCTTTATTTGACTCTTCAGAGGCGTATTACTCAACATTCTTTCATGAGCTTACGCACTGGTCGGGCCATTCCTCCAGGCTTAACCGGAAGGGAATTACAGAGACGGCCCGCTTTGGCAGTGAGGTTTACAGCCGGGAAGAGCTGGCGGCGGAGATGGGTTCCGCCTTCCTCTCCGCAGTGTGCCGGATTGATACGGGAGAGGTTCAGAAGAATACTGCTGCTTATATTTCCGGTTGGCTCAGCCATATTAAGAAAAGTAGTGCAAAGGATCTTATCGGTGCTGCTTCGGATGCACAGAAAGCGGCTGATTTTTTGAGCGGGGTAACTCCTGCCTGA
- a CDS encoding viperin family antiviral radical SAM protein yields MHSTIKSVNWHITPRCNYRCRFCFAQNFHDGTVPYDKGLEILEILADAGMTKINFAGGEPLLHPGILDYCRESKKLGMTVSITTNGSKLNPSKIRKMAGIVDWIGLSIDSSLDTVEAELGRGTGNHVSNCLESAIYLHQAGIKLKVNTCVTALTFQENMIPLIRMLNPDRWKVLQMMHIDGENDFARDLEISAGDFRYFVERHRNVLLENGTSPVFESADDMESSYFMLTPGGFVKSDAGRKVTLYPLDEVIEKGIDNFVSEMKYQERGAIYEWS; encoded by the coding sequence ATGCACTCCACTATAAAATCTGTCAACTGGCACATCACTCCCCGGTGTAATTACAGATGCAGATTTTGTTTTGCACAGAATTTCCATGACGGAACTGTCCCCTATGATAAGGGACTGGAAATATTAGAGATACTTGCCGATGCAGGAATGACAAAAATAAATTTTGCCGGCGGGGAACCATTACTCCATCCAGGAATTCTGGATTACTGCAGAGAATCCAAAAAACTTGGAATGACAGTGTCAATAACCACAAACGGTTCCAAACTAAACCCGTCCAAGATCAGAAAAATGGCCGGAATTGTTGACTGGATAGGACTTTCCATTGATTCATCCCTTGACACTGTTGAGGCTGAACTTGGCCGTGGAACAGGAAATCATGTATCTAACTGCCTGGAATCGGCAATATATCTGCATCAGGCCGGGATTAAACTTAAAGTAAACACCTGTGTGACTGCTCTTACATTTCAGGAGAATATGATCCCCCTGATTCGGATGTTAAACCCTGACCGGTGGAAGGTTCTTCAGATGATGCACATTGACGGAGAAAACGACTTTGCAAGAGACCTGGAGATTTCGGCGGGGGATTTCAGATATTTTGTAGAGCGTCACAGGAATGTCCTGCTTGAAAACGGCACATCTCCTGTCTTTGAATCAGCAGATGATATGGAGAGTTCTTATTTTATGCTCACTCCGGGCGGCTTTGTTAAAAGCGATGCCGGTAGAAAAGTGACACTTTATCCACTTGATGAAGTAATAGAAAAGGGAATAGATAACTTTGTATCCGAGATGAAGTATCAGGAAAGAGGCGCAATATATGAATGGTCATAA